A single genomic interval of Nocardioides nitrophenolicus harbors:
- a CDS encoding FecCD family ABC transporter permease: MARRWTAVLLVVLVLSVVAGTALGAVYVPFDSVVRVVGHHLFLTPAEQTWSAPRDAIVWDVRLPRVLLAAVVGAGLAVAGAALQAMVRNLLADPYLLGVSSGASTGAAAAILFGVTLGLGEHALSASAFVGALAASVLVYVVARSAGRVTSTRLLLAGVAVGYALQAVTSFLIFASDSAEGARSVMFWLLGSLALAAWGQALTLAVVVVLLSIAVLTVLGRRLDALAVGDETALALGVSPERLRTGLLVLVSLCVAVVVSAAGAVGFVGLVVPHLARRAVGAAHVRAIPVAALMGAILLIWADIVARVLLAPQEVPIGIVTAVVGAPFLLVLVRRLQATTA; encoded by the coding sequence GTGGCGCGTCGCTGGACCGCTGTCCTGCTCGTCGTCCTCGTGCTGTCGGTGGTCGCCGGCACCGCCCTCGGCGCGGTCTACGTGCCCTTCGACAGCGTGGTCCGGGTCGTCGGGCACCACCTCTTCCTGACCCCCGCCGAGCAGACCTGGAGCGCACCGCGCGACGCGATCGTGTGGGACGTCCGGCTGCCGCGGGTGCTGCTCGCCGCGGTCGTCGGCGCGGGCCTGGCGGTGGCGGGCGCGGCGCTGCAGGCGATGGTGCGCAACCTGCTCGCCGACCCCTACCTGCTCGGCGTCAGCTCGGGGGCGTCGACCGGCGCGGCGGCGGCGATCCTGTTCGGCGTCACCCTCGGCCTCGGGGAGCACGCGCTGTCCGCCAGCGCCTTCGTGGGGGCCCTCGCCGCCTCCGTCCTGGTCTACGTCGTCGCGCGCTCCGCCGGCCGGGTCACCTCGACCCGCCTGCTCCTCGCCGGCGTCGCCGTCGGCTACGCCCTGCAGGCCGTCACGAGCTTCCTGATCTTCGCCTCGGACTCCGCGGAGGGCGCGCGCTCGGTGATGTTCTGGCTGCTCGGCTCGCTCGCCCTCGCCGCGTGGGGCCAGGCGCTGACCCTGGCCGTCGTGGTGGTCCTGCTCAGCATCGCCGTGCTCACCGTGCTCGGCCGCCGGCTGGACGCACTGGCGGTCGGTGACGAGACCGCGCTCGCCCTCGGGGTGTCGCCGGAGCGGCTGCGCACCGGGCTGCTCGTGCTGGTCTCGCTGTGCGTGGCCGTCGTGGTGTCGGCCGCCGGCGCGGTCGGCTTCGTCGGTCTCGTGGTGCCCCACCTCGCCCGCCGCGCGGTCGGCGCCGCGCACGTGCGTGCGATCCCGGTCGCCGCACTGATGGGCGCGATCCTGCTGATCTGGGCCGACATCGTGGCCCGCGTCCTGCTCGCGCCGCAGGAGGTCCCGATCGGGATCGTCACCGCTGTCGTCGGCGCCCCCTTCCTGCTCGTCCTCGTCCGCCGGCTCCAGGCGACCACGGCCTGA
- a CDS encoding alpha/beta hydrolase: MALHPQARAAIANAAGELAVTDPAFDIAAERERARAAAADQPRPEVAEVRDVDAGGVPARLYLPAGYDAVVVHAHGGGFVLNDVEVHDAAVRRFASLSRTAVLSVDYRRPPEHPFPAAPDDLSAAVRWLGEQPELAGLPAFIHGDSAGGNLALVTALRHPGRFAGVVLIYPFLDPTASFDSYRTAADGFEPAEAAWYWQQYAATPADLEHPDLAPLRSTALGTLPPTLVTTAEHDPLRDEGEQLVLVLAEAGVEVVGTRYLGQVHGYWRHTDVFDAAEPTMWQVAGWLRMHVERLRGAAAR; encoded by the coding sequence ATGGCCCTCCACCCCCAGGCCCGCGCGGCGATCGCCAACGCCGCGGGCGAGCTCGCCGTCACCGATCCCGCCTTCGACATCGCGGCCGAGCGCGAGCGTGCCCGGGCCGCCGCGGCCGACCAGCCGCGCCCCGAGGTCGCCGAGGTGCGCGACGTCGACGCGGGCGGCGTGCCGGCCCGGCTCTACCTGCCCGCCGGGTACGACGCCGTGGTGGTCCACGCCCACGGCGGCGGGTTCGTGCTCAACGACGTCGAGGTGCACGACGCCGCCGTCCGCCGGTTCGCGAGCCTCAGCCGGACGGCGGTGCTCAGCGTCGACTACCGGCGCCCGCCGGAGCACCCGTTCCCGGCGGCGCCCGACGACCTGTCCGCCGCGGTCCGCTGGCTCGGGGAGCAGCCGGAGCTGGCCGGGCTGCCGGCGTTCATCCACGGCGACAGCGCCGGCGGCAACCTGGCCCTGGTCACCGCGCTGCGCCATCCCGGCCGCTTCGCCGGCGTCGTGCTGATCTATCCCTTCCTCGACCCGACCGCCTCCTTCGACTCCTACCGCACCGCCGCCGACGGGTTCGAGCCCGCGGAGGCCGCCTGGTACTGGCAGCAGTACGCCGCCACGCCGGCCGACCTCGAGCACCCCGACCTGGCCCCGCTCCGCTCCACCGCCCTCGGCACGCTGCCGCCGACGCTGGTCACCACCGCCGAGCACGACCCGCTGCGTGACGAGGGCGAGCAGCTCGTCCTGGTCCTCGCCGAGGCCGGCGTCGAGGTGGTGGGCACCCGCTACCTCGGCCAGGTGCACGGCTACTGGCGGCACACCGACGTCTTCGACGCCGCCGAGCCGACCATGTGGCAGGTGGCGGGGTGGCTGCGGATGCACGTCGAGCGGCTCCGGGGTGCGGCCGCGCGCTGA
- a CDS encoding Vgb family protein: MRVRTSVVAVTGALLIASSAGVAEGAARADRAAAAAPTAPAAPAAGPTLATYPVPTAGAGLESLTRGPDGSLWFAEEKGWKIGRITVGGAIQEFPVAHDPGQSSGPTDLVAGGDGDLWFLSHAGANVNRMPTSGAYLDRFSDGYAQFGAITAGRSRGVWVSELGGDHTMYRLLGVADGQVEGWQLPNAVDDRSVPMALAPDGALWYGDGGNLERLGEDRQATTHPAPWGGSLSTGSLAYGADGALWATGHEVWGAPPFATYRGGAIGRFDGSRFVSWALPRLAGQSGDPVPHSLELGPDGALWWAEAGAIGRITPGGEISRASIAPWNATDIEFGGDGRLWFIDRAANRVGAITVDAHLFPPRQVARVVKLRAVAGGRAKGRVVAEPACRAGAVVAYAKPRKGKARKIGTGRAKASGRFTVKLRRRAAGKVFVKVRASAPTPGVQCLEARSRAR, encoded by the coding sequence GTGCGGGTCAGGACGAGCGTGGTCGCGGTCACCGGAGCCTTGCTGATCGCGTCCTCGGCGGGTGTCGCGGAGGGAGCGGCCCGCGCCGACCGGGCCGCGGCGGCCGCACCGACGGCACCCGCGGCACCGGCCGCCGGGCCGACGCTCGCGACCTATCCGGTGCCGACCGCGGGCGCCGGCCTGGAGTCGTTGACGAGGGGCCCGGACGGCAGTCTCTGGTTCGCCGAGGAGAAGGGCTGGAAGATCGGTCGGATCACCGTCGGCGGGGCGATCCAGGAGTTCCCCGTCGCGCACGACCCCGGCCAGTCCTCGGGGCCGACGGACCTGGTCGCGGGTGGTGACGGGGATCTCTGGTTCCTCTCCCACGCCGGCGCGAACGTGAACCGGATGCCCACCTCGGGCGCCTACCTCGACCGATTCTCCGACGGGTACGCGCAGTTCGGCGCGATCACGGCCGGCCGGTCGCGCGGCGTGTGGGTCAGCGAGCTCGGTGGGGACCACACCATGTACCGGCTCCTCGGCGTGGCCGACGGGCAGGTGGAGGGCTGGCAGCTCCCGAACGCGGTGGACGACCGGTCGGTCCCGATGGCGCTCGCTCCCGACGGTGCGCTCTGGTACGGCGACGGCGGCAACCTCGAGCGTCTCGGCGAGGACCGTCAGGCGACGACCCATCCCGCGCCCTGGGGCGGTTCGCTGTCGACCGGGTCGCTCGCGTACGGCGCGGACGGCGCGCTCTGGGCGACGGGGCACGAGGTGTGGGGTGCGCCGCCCTTCGCGACCTACCGAGGCGGAGCGATCGGGCGCTTCGACGGCTCCAGGTTCGTCTCCTGGGCGCTGCCGCGGCTGGCCGGCCAGTCCGGCGACCCGGTGCCCCACTCGCTGGAGCTCGGCCCCGACGGGGCCCTGTGGTGGGCCGAGGCCGGCGCGATCGGCCGGATCACGCCCGGTGGCGAGATCTCCCGGGCGTCGATCGCACCCTGGAACGCGACGGACATCGAGTTCGGCGGCGACGGCCGGCTGTGGTTCATCGACCGGGCCGCCAACCGGGTGGGCGCCATCACCGTCGACGCCCACCTGTTCCCGCCGCGCCAGGTCGCCCGCGTGGTCAAGCTCCGGGCGGTGGCCGGGGGCCGGGCGAAGGGCCGCGTCGTCGCCGAGCCCGCCTGCCGCGCCGGCGCGGTGGTCGCCTACGCGAAGCCGCGCAAGGGCAAGGCGCGCAAGATCGGCACGGGCCGGGCGAAGGCCAGCGGCAGGTTCACGGTGAAGCTGCGCAGGCGCGCCGCCGGCAAGGTGTTCGTCAAGGTCCGGGCGTCCGCGCCGACGCCGGGAGTGCAGTGCCTCGAGGCCAGGTCCCGCGCCCGCTGA
- a CDS encoding tetratricopeptide repeat protein — translation MTVRRPASDEGAAWTLDDVAAGLRELRAAAGSPSYARVAERIVDARRDRGLPEAECHVGRVTVYDCFRAGRRRIDADLVAEIVRALGADGATAGHWRERSSAAQHRRDAGMVGTAVAPVPAPEEPAVDRAELAAVLAALDAGTRTVVVDGLAGSGKTHLARRVAQVLVSSGRVAGGILVDLRGFHDDLPPVMAEAALTAAVRALGAGAAPTAQRVRRQQYAGLLRERPQVVVLDDAADEEQVRPLLVGAGPTVHLVTSRRALRIEGATAVTLGSFRPEESVRLLGAIAGSERVAAEPEAATTLAAATGHLPLAVSLVATRVAARTTWPLSDFVTVADARRRGLRIDDAVAATLAATYAALSPAAQRLLRLLSAPPVEQLDDTAVAAVAGTSGPDAEPALAELWRHHLLQRAAPYRLRIHPLVRTFALDRSHDEDRPRERDDAQHRLAHHLLALAWADHVHLRAGSGRPPPPGLDLPDLDADEVRRRIDREADTLLLLAGLADGPLTLVLPDLAPALAARLDLWGRYADGRVLHERAWAVARAARRPDAVLRTRLDLGRTLVRLGELDAGGDHLGAVHPALEEAGLAVEAREALGGLAIVAAQQGRPAEAAALFRRCAALAAETGDPVGEALSLDNVAIVEHRLGNFGEALRHHQLAQQAAIRAGAVAPRALSLVNTATLQLTLGDPEAALAAADEGIRLAETVGHDPVRGYGLTAGGRALVALGRPADGIARHDLALEIARRSGDRLLEASALCGRAVGRLVRDEHAAAGDDFARAEEIAVAAGLLPEQVRARRGLADTAAAAGDDAAAADHLDTARALVEAAPEAERVYLRAWLEGPG, via the coding sequence GTGACCGTCCGCCGCCCCGCCTCCGACGAGGGCGCGGCCTGGACCCTCGACGACGTCGCCGCGGGCCTGCGTGAGCTGCGCGCGGCGGCGGGCAGCCCGTCCTACGCCCGCGTCGCGGAGCGGATCGTCGACGCCCGTCGTGACCGCGGCCTGCCCGAGGCGGAGTGCCACGTCGGCCGCGTCACCGTCTACGACTGCTTCCGCGCCGGGCGGCGCCGGATCGACGCCGACCTGGTCGCCGAGATCGTGCGCGCACTCGGTGCGGACGGCGCGACGGCGGGCCACTGGCGCGAGCGCAGCAGCGCGGCCCAGCATCGCCGTGACGCCGGCATGGTCGGCACCGCCGTCGCCCCGGTGCCGGCTCCGGAGGAGCCCGCGGTGGACCGGGCCGAGCTCGCCGCGGTCCTCGCCGCGCTCGACGCCGGCACCCGGACCGTGGTCGTCGACGGACTGGCGGGGAGCGGCAAGACCCACCTGGCACGACGGGTGGCCCAGGTCCTGGTCTCGTCCGGACGCGTGGCCGGTGGGATCCTCGTCGACCTGCGCGGCTTCCACGACGACCTCCCGCCGGTCATGGCCGAGGCCGCGCTCACCGCCGCCGTCCGCGCCCTGGGCGCGGGCGCGGCACCGACCGCCCAGCGCGTCCGCCGCCAGCAGTACGCCGGACTGCTCCGGGAGCGCCCGCAGGTCGTCGTCCTCGACGACGCCGCGGACGAGGAGCAGGTGCGCCCCCTCCTGGTCGGCGCCGGCCCGACCGTGCACCTGGTCACCAGTCGGCGAGCGCTCCGGATCGAGGGCGCCACCGCGGTCACCCTCGGGTCGTTCCGCCCCGAGGAGTCGGTCCGACTGCTCGGGGCGATCGCCGGCTCCGAGCGGGTCGCCGCCGAGCCGGAGGCGGCGACGACGCTGGCGGCCGCGACCGGCCACCTCCCGCTCGCGGTGTCCCTGGTCGCGACCCGGGTGGCCGCCCGCACGACCTGGCCGCTGTCCGACTTCGTGACCGTGGCCGACGCACGCCGGCGCGGCCTGCGCATCGACGACGCCGTCGCCGCGACGCTCGCCGCGACGTACGCCGCCCTCAGCCCGGCCGCCCAGCGGCTGCTCCGGCTCCTCTCCGCGCCGCCGGTCGAGCAGCTCGACGACACCGCCGTCGCCGCGGTCGCCGGCACCTCCGGCCCGGACGCCGAGCCGGCCCTGGCCGAGCTGTGGCGACACCACCTCCTGCAGCGCGCGGCGCCGTACCGGCTGCGGATCCACCCGCTGGTGCGCACCTTCGCCCTCGACCGCTCCCACGACGAGGACCGCCCGCGGGAGCGCGACGACGCCCAGCACCGGCTCGCCCACCACCTGCTCGCCCTGGCCTGGGCCGACCACGTCCACCTGCGCGCGGGCAGCGGCCGTCCGCCACCGCCCGGGCTGGACCTGCCCGACCTCGACGCCGACGAGGTCCGGCGCCGCATCGACCGCGAGGCGGACACCCTGCTGCTGCTCGCGGGCCTGGCGGACGGACCGCTCACCCTCGTGCTTCCCGACCTCGCCCCGGCGCTCGCGGCCCGGCTCGACCTGTGGGGCCGGTACGCCGACGGCCGGGTCCTCCACGAGCGTGCGTGGGCGGTCGCCCGCGCCGCGCGGCGACCCGACGCCGTCCTGCGGACCCGGCTCGACCTGGGCCGCACCCTCGTCCGGCTCGGCGAGCTGGACGCCGGCGGCGACCACCTCGGCGCGGTGCATCCCGCCCTCGAGGAGGCCGGGCTCGCGGTCGAGGCCCGGGAGGCGCTGGGCGGGCTGGCGATCGTGGCGGCCCAGCAGGGCCGGCCGGCCGAGGCGGCCGCCCTCTTCCGGCGGTGCGCGGCACTCGCGGCCGAGACCGGAGACCCGGTCGGCGAGGCACTCTCCCTCGACAACGTCGCCATCGTGGAGCACCGGCTCGGCAACTTCGGCGAGGCGCTGCGTCACCATCAGCTCGCCCAGCAGGCAGCGATCCGGGCGGGCGCCGTCGCGCCCCGGGCACTGAGCCTGGTCAACACCGCGACCCTCCAGCTCACCCTCGGCGACCCGGAGGCGGCGCTCGCCGCGGCCGACGAGGGGATCCGGCTGGCGGAGACCGTGGGCCACGACCCGGTCCGCGGCTACGGCCTCACCGCCGGCGGCCGGGCGCTGGTCGCCCTCGGCCGGCCGGCCGACGGGATCGCCCGGCACGACCTCGCGCTCGAGATCGCCCGCCGCTCGGGCGACCGGCTGCTCGAGGCATCGGCGCTGTGTGGCCGTGCGGTCGGCCGGCTGGTCCGCGACGAGCACGCCGCGGCGGGCGACGACTTCGCCCGGGCGGAGGAGATCGCGGTCGCCGCCGGGCTGCTCCCCGAGCAGGTGCGCGCCCGTCGCGGTCTCGCCGACACCGCCGCGGCGGCCGGCGACGACGCGGCCGCGGCGGACCACCTCGACACCGCGCGAGCGCTCGTCGAGGCAGCACCCGAGGCCGAGCGGGTCTACCTGCGGGCGTGGCTCGAGGGCCCCGGCTGA
- a CDS encoding GNAT family N-acetyltransferase yields the protein MSSGYDVWFADDAGEFLARAGAHLAQDPVTGTVVTTIAHRLRATGRGGLAHCWFAVVTGPEGAIAGIAMRTAPFAPYPVYLLSMPDGAVDALAAAVLARGEDVGGATGLRPAADRFAAVVATATGRGVVNGLHHRLFELGTLVAPRPVPGRLRPVRADEAELALAWVKQFFLDADEQAGRAAGHDGEAAAFGIDDVRRKLAEEVLWFWEDAEGRVVSMVGANPPAYGVSRVGPVFTPKEERGRGWAGAAVAEVSRLLRARGDRVILFTDQANPTSNALYQALGYRPVVDTVRIDLVGQGHLEGQPGPSSHARR from the coding sequence ATGAGCAGCGGGTACGACGTCTGGTTCGCCGACGACGCGGGGGAGTTCCTCGCCCGCGCTGGCGCGCACCTCGCCCAGGATCCGGTGACCGGCACCGTCGTGACGACGATCGCGCACCGGCTCCGTGCCACCGGCCGTGGCGGCCTGGCGCACTGCTGGTTCGCGGTGGTCACCGGACCCGAGGGCGCGATCGCCGGGATCGCGATGCGCACGGCACCGTTCGCGCCGTACCCCGTCTACCTCCTGTCGATGCCCGACGGCGCGGTCGACGCCCTCGCCGCCGCGGTGCTCGCGCGCGGCGAGGACGTCGGCGGAGCCACCGGGCTGCGGCCCGCCGCCGACCGGTTCGCGGCGGTGGTCGCCACCGCGACCGGCCGCGGCGTCGTCAACGGCCTGCACCACCGGCTCTTCGAGCTCGGCACCCTGGTCGCGCCGCGACCGGTTCCCGGACGGCTGCGCCCGGTCCGCGCGGACGAGGCCGAGCTGGCGCTCGCCTGGGTCAAGCAGTTCTTCCTCGACGCCGACGAGCAGGCCGGCCGCGCCGCCGGACACGACGGCGAGGCGGCGGCGTTCGGCATCGACGACGTCCGGCGCAAGCTCGCCGAGGAGGTGCTCTGGTTCTGGGAGGACGCCGAGGGCCGGGTGGTCAGCATGGTCGGCGCCAACCCGCCGGCGTACGGCGTGAGCCGGGTCGGCCCGGTCTTCACGCCGAAGGAGGAGCGCGGCCGCGGCTGGGCCGGGGCTGCTGTCGCCGAGGTGTCGCGACTGCTGCGTGCGCGCGGTGACCGGGTGATCCTGTTCACCGACCAGGCCAACCCGACGTCCAACGCGCTCTACCAGGCCCTCGGCTATCGACCGGTGGTCGACACCGTGCGGATCGACCTGGTCGGCCAGGGACACCTCGAGGGTCAGCCGGGGCCCTCGAGCCACGCCCGCAGGTAG
- the metG gene encoding methionine--tRNA ligase, whose translation MTHVLSAVAWPYANGPRHIGHVAGFGVPSDVFSRYQRMAGNEVLMVSGSDEHGTPILIAADEAGLTPQELADQNHRLIVEDLVGLGISYDLYTRTTTRNHHAVVQEMFLGVYENGYFVEQTTYGAISPSTGRTLPDRYIEGTCPICGYDGARGDQCDNCGNQLDPHDLIDPRSKINGETPEFIETQHFFLDLPALADALQAWLDEREATGLWRPNVIRFSKNILKEIRPRAMTRDIDWGIAVPLEGWRDNPTKKLYVWFDAVIGYLSASIEWARRSGDPDAWRAWWNDPESLSYYFMGKDNITFHSQIWPAELLAYAGKGAKGGQPRTYGELNLPTEVVSSEFLTMEGRKFSSSKKVVIYVRDLLARYQPDAFRYFVAAAGPESQDSDFTWAEFVRRTNDELVAGWGNLVNRTATLIAKNFGEIPAAGPLRPEDEAVLAVTETAFGTVGDLIARHRQKQAIGEAMRAVADVNKYVSDSEPWKLKDDAQRERLGTILHVMAQCVADLNLVLSPFLPFSANEVDRALGGIGAIAPMPVIEEVADLDDAERGYPIITGDYTGFPSWGRHPVEVGRPVAKPTPVFVKLDPSVVDEELARLDG comes from the coding sequence ATGACGCACGTCCTCTCCGCTGTCGCCTGGCCCTACGCGAACGGCCCCCGCCACATCGGCCACGTGGCCGGCTTCGGCGTTCCGTCCGACGTCTTCAGCCGGTACCAGCGGATGGCGGGCAACGAGGTCCTCATGGTCTCCGGATCCGACGAGCACGGCACCCCCATCCTGATCGCCGCCGACGAGGCCGGCCTGACGCCCCAGGAGCTGGCCGACCAGAACCACCGGCTGATCGTCGAGGACCTGGTCGGCCTCGGCATCAGCTACGACCTCTACACCCGCACGACCACGCGCAACCACCACGCCGTGGTCCAGGAGATGTTCCTGGGCGTCTACGAGAACGGCTACTTCGTCGAGCAGACGACCTACGGCGCGATCTCGCCGTCCACGGGACGCACCCTGCCCGACCGCTACATCGAGGGCACCTGCCCGATCTGCGGGTACGACGGTGCGCGCGGCGACCAGTGCGACAACTGTGGCAACCAGCTGGACCCCCACGACCTGATCGACCCGCGCTCGAAGATCAACGGCGAGACGCCGGAGTTCATCGAGACCCAGCACTTCTTCCTCGACCTGCCGGCGCTGGCGGACGCGCTGCAGGCCTGGCTCGACGAGCGCGAGGCGACCGGGCTGTGGCGCCCCAACGTGATCCGGTTCTCCAAGAACATCCTCAAGGAGATCCGCCCGCGCGCGATGACCCGCGACATCGACTGGGGCATCGCCGTCCCGCTCGAGGGCTGGCGGGACAACCCGACCAAGAAGCTCTACGTCTGGTTCGACGCGGTGATCGGCTACCTGTCGGCCTCGATCGAGTGGGCCCGCCGCAGCGGCGACCCGGACGCGTGGCGCGCCTGGTGGAACGACCCGGAGTCGCTGTCCTACTACTTCATGGGCAAGGACAACATCACCTTCCACTCCCAGATCTGGCCGGCCGAGCTGCTCGCGTACGCCGGCAAGGGCGCCAAGGGCGGCCAGCCGCGCACGTATGGCGAGCTGAACCTGCCGACGGAGGTGGTCTCGAGCGAGTTCCTGACCATGGAGGGCCGGAAGTTCTCCTCCTCCAAGAAGGTCGTCATCTACGTCCGCGACCTGCTCGCGCGCTACCAGCCCGACGCCTTCCGCTACTTCGTGGCGGCGGCCGGGCCGGAGAGCCAGGACTCCGACTTCACCTGGGCCGAGTTCGTCCGGCGTACCAACGACGAGCTGGTCGCCGGCTGGGGCAACCTGGTCAACCGCACCGCCACGCTGATCGCCAAGAACTTCGGCGAGATCCCGGCCGCCGGTCCGCTGCGCCCCGAGGACGAGGCCGTGCTGGCCGTCACCGAGACCGCGTTCGGGACGGTCGGCGACCTGATCGCCCGGCACCGTCAGAAGCAGGCGATCGGCGAGGCCATGCGTGCGGTGGCGGACGTCAACAAGTACGTCTCCGACTCCGAGCCGTGGAAGCTCAAGGACGACGCGCAGCGCGAGCGGCTCGGCACCATCCTGCACGTGATGGCGCAGTGCGTCGCCGACCTCAACCTGGTGCTCAGCCCGTTCCTGCCGTTCTCGGCCAACGAGGTCGACAGGGCGCTCGGGGGCATCGGCGCGATCGCCCCGATGCCGGTCATCGAGGAGGTCGCCGACCTCGACGACGCCGAGCGCGGCTACCCGATCATCACCGGCGACTACACCGGCTTCCCGTCCTGGGGCCGGCACCCGGTCGAGGTGGGGCGCCCGGTCGCCAAGCCCACCCCGGTCTTCGTCAAGCTCGACCCGTCGGTGGTCGACGAGGAGCTGGCCCGTCTCGACGGCTGA
- a CDS encoding N-acetylmuramoyl-L-alanine amidase — MTFSDPSVRRRDLATIGAAVVALPLVGPAASPAAAAPTGRLRLRPDPGGVGGSVDVALTPDPQVAARGAVLRTAEQRTDRFALLGVTWAAGAGQAEVRVRVRGAGGWGPWRDVPALRDLPDPGTTEARAARAGTAPLWVGDSDGVQVEVTGAVERPVLTLVDPGDHPGDHPGDHPGDPVDARPKRHRSLRPRIRSRRAWGAKERWATGRPKRVKTVEQVHVHHTATGNDYRKRDVPRILRAIYRYHTKTLGWSDVGYNYFVDRFGRIWAGRRGADGDRDTRGAHTLGFNHTSVGIAVLGSYQEAAPAPKVLAGVAKVAAWKLRKYHRDPLGSTAVLSHGSDLYPPGTVVTLPVIDGHRDTNDTECPGQYLYDALPEIRLRTARRIKKSRR; from the coding sequence ATGACCTTCTCGGATCCCTCCGTACGCCGTCGCGACCTCGCCACGATCGGGGCCGCGGTCGTCGCGCTGCCGCTCGTCGGACCCGCCGCGAGCCCGGCGGCCGCGGCGCCCACCGGCCGGCTCCGGCTGCGCCCCGACCCCGGCGGGGTCGGCGGCTCCGTGGACGTCGCGCTCACCCCGGACCCGCAGGTCGCGGCGCGGGGCGCGGTCCTGCGGACCGCGGAGCAGCGCACCGATCGGTTCGCGCTGCTCGGGGTCACCTGGGCGGCGGGCGCCGGCCAGGCGGAGGTCCGGGTGCGGGTGCGGGGAGCCGGCGGCTGGGGCCCGTGGCGCGACGTGCCGGCGCTGCGTGACCTCCCCGACCCTGGTACGACGGAGGCCCGGGCCGCGCGGGCCGGCACCGCGCCGCTGTGGGTGGGTGACAGCGACGGCGTCCAGGTCGAGGTGACCGGTGCCGTCGAGCGGCCGGTGCTCACCCTGGTCGACCCCGGCGACCACCCCGGCGACCACCCCGGCGACCACCCCGGCGACCCGGTCGACGCCCGCCCGAAGCGGCACCGCTCGCTGCGGCCCCGGATCCGCAGCCGGCGGGCCTGGGGTGCCAAGGAGCGCTGGGCCACGGGCAGGCCGAAGCGGGTGAAGACGGTCGAGCAGGTCCACGTCCACCACACCGCGACCGGCAACGACTACCGCAAGCGCGACGTTCCGCGGATCCTGCGGGCGATCTACCGCTACCACACCAAGACGCTGGGCTGGTCCGACGTGGGCTACAACTACTTCGTCGACCGGTTCGGCCGGATCTGGGCCGGGCGACGCGGCGCGGACGGCGACCGCGACACCCGCGGGGCCCACACCCTCGGCTTCAACCACACCTCGGTCGGCATCGCGGTGCTCGGCTCCTACCAGGAGGCGGCGCCGGCGCCGAAGGTGCTCGCGGGCGTCGCGAAGGTCGCGGCCTGGAAGCTGAGGAAGTACCACCGCGACCCGCTGGGGAGCACGGCGGTGCTCTCCCACGGCAGCGACCTCTACCCCCCGGGCACGGTGGTCACGCTGCCCGTCATCGACGGCCACCGCGACACCAACGACACCGAGTGCCCCGGTCAGTACCTCTACGACGCGCTCCCGGAGATCCGGCTGCGCACCGCCCGCCGGATCAAGAAGTCCCGCCGCTGA
- a CDS encoding mycothiol-dependent nitroreductase Rv2466c family protein gives MAENSAPAPAPHVADFWFDPLCPFAWITSRWILEVEQVRDIEVRWHVMSLAYLNKDRDIPDGYREMLAPAWGPVRVLIAAREQYGDKVLRPLYDAFGQRIHLEGRKLHEQPDGARELIAEVLAEVGLDAGLVDAATDSSYDEKVAASHHEGMDAVGDDVGTPTIHIDGAAFFGPVLSKIPRGEDAGRLWDGCVAVASFPYFYELKRTRTGELDFS, from the coding sequence ATGGCCGAGAACTCCGCGCCCGCGCCGGCGCCCCACGTCGCTGACTTCTGGTTCGACCCGCTGTGCCCGTTCGCCTGGATCACCTCGCGCTGGATCCTCGAGGTCGAGCAGGTGCGCGACATCGAGGTGCGCTGGCACGTCATGAGCCTGGCGTACCTCAACAAGGACCGCGACATCCCCGACGGCTACCGCGAGATGCTCGCCCCGGCCTGGGGGCCGGTCCGGGTGCTGATCGCCGCCCGGGAGCAGTACGGCGACAAGGTGCTGCGTCCCCTCTACGACGCCTTCGGCCAGCGGATCCACCTCGAGGGCCGCAAGCTCCACGAGCAGCCCGACGGCGCGCGCGAGCTGATCGCCGAGGTGCTCGCCGAGGTCGGGCTCGACGCCGGCCTGGTCGACGCCGCCACCGACTCGTCGTACGACGAGAAGGTCGCCGCCTCCCACCACGAGGGCATGGACGCGGTCGGCGACGACGTCGGCACGCCCACCATCCACATCGACGGCGCGGCCTTCTTCGGCCCGGTGCTCTCGAAGATCCCGCGTGGCGAGGACGCCGGGCGGCTGTGGGACGGCTGTGTCGCCGTCGCGTCCTTCCCGTACTTCTACGAGCTCAAGCGGACGCGGACGGGGGAGCTCGACTTCTCCTGA